A genomic region of Caulobacter sp. NIBR2454 contains the following coding sequences:
- a CDS encoding phosphoserine transaminase — MTTTTAPAAKPAVRPARPEFSSGPCAKRPGWAPENLTNAVLGRSHRSKPGKARLKEAIDRTREVLEVPADYLIGIVPGSDTGAVEMAMWSMLGARPVQLLAFESFGKDWVTDVTKQLKLPNVEVLDAPYGKLPDTSKVRPDADLVFTWNGTTSGVRVPNADFISADREGITICDATSAAFAQKLDWAKLDVVTFSWQKALGGEGAHGVLILGPRAVARLESYAPAWPMPKLFRMTKGGKVSLDIFEGATINTPSMLCVEDAIDALKWASAIGGLQEMQRRADENLAALTRWVAKTPWVDFLAEDASIRSNTSVCLKVVDPKVAALSDDAQADFAKKLATVLEKEGAALDIGGYRDAPAGLRIWCGATVETSDVEALTPWLDWAFATVAAELQAA, encoded by the coding sequence ATGACGACTACGACCGCACCCGCGGCGAAACCGGCTGTGCGCCCCGCGCGCCCCGAATTCTCTTCCGGCCCCTGCGCCAAGCGCCCGGGCTGGGCCCCCGAAAATCTGACCAACGCCGTCCTTGGCCGGTCGCACCGCTCCAAGCCGGGCAAGGCGCGTCTGAAGGAAGCCATCGACCGCACCCGTGAGGTGCTCGAGGTTCCGGCGGACTATCTGATCGGCATCGTTCCCGGGTCGGACACCGGCGCCGTCGAGATGGCGATGTGGTCGATGCTGGGCGCGCGCCCGGTGCAGCTGCTGGCCTTCGAATCCTTCGGCAAGGACTGGGTCACGGACGTCACCAAACAACTGAAGCTGCCGAACGTGGAGGTGTTGGACGCCCCGTATGGCAAGCTGCCCGACACCTCGAAGGTCCGCCCTGACGCGGATCTGGTCTTCACTTGGAACGGCACGACCTCGGGCGTGCGCGTGCCCAACGCCGACTTCATTTCGGCCGACCGTGAAGGCATCACCATCTGCGACGCCACCAGCGCCGCCTTCGCCCAGAAGCTCGATTGGGCCAAGCTCGATGTGGTCACCTTCTCCTGGCAGAAGGCTTTGGGCGGGGAGGGTGCGCACGGCGTCCTGATCCTCGGCCCGCGCGCCGTCGCCCGCCTGGAGAGCTACGCCCCCGCCTGGCCGATGCCGAAGCTGTTCCGCATGACCAAGGGCGGCAAGGTCAGCCTCGACATCTTCGAAGGCGCGACCATCAACACCCCCTCGATGCTCTGCGTCGAGGACGCCATCGACGCCCTGAAATGGGCCTCGGCCATCGGCGGCCTGCAGGAGATGCAGCGTCGCGCGGACGAGAACCTGGCGGCCCTGACCCGCTGGGTAGCCAAGACCCCGTGGGTCGACTTCCTGGCCGAAGACGCCTCGATCCGCTCCAACACCTCGGTGTGCCTGAAGGTGGTGGACCCCAAGGTCGCCGCCCTCTCCGATGACGCCCAAGCTGACTTCGCCAAGAAGCTGGCCACCGTCCTGGAGAAGGAAGGCGCGGCCCTCGACATCGGCGGCTATCGCGACGCCCCGGCAGGCCTGCGCATCTGGTGCGGCGCCACGGTGGAGACCTCCGACGTGGAGGCGCTCACGCCCTGGCTCGACTGGGCCTTCGCCACGGTCGCGGCCGAGCTTCAAGCCGCCTGA
- the serA gene encoding phosphoglycerate dehydrogenase → MTAPRVLIADKLSPAAVDIFKNRGVDFDIKTGLSKDELIAVIGDYDGIAIRSGAKLDKDVIAAANKLQVIARAGIGVDNVDIPAATAKGVVVMNTPFGNSITTAEHAIAMMFALARQLPAADASTQAGKWEKNRFMGVELYAKTLGLIGAGNIGGIVADRALGLKMKVVAYDPFLSPERAVEIGVEKVELDELLARADVITLHTPLTDKTRNILSAENLAKTKKGVLIVNCARGGLVDEVALRKLLDDGHVGGAAFDVFVTEPAKENPLFGSDKVVATPHLGASTNEAQENVALQVAEQMSDYLLTGAVTNALNSPSITAEEAPKLKPYVALAEKIGALAGQMVDFGIKAIDIAYEGDVAALNVKPMTSAALSGILKPMLAEINMVSAPAVAKERGITVSESRQEVSPTYDSLMRITITTEKGKRGFAGIVVGGAPRIVEVKGMELDAAFSPAMLYVNNLDKPGFIGALGGLLGEAGVNIATFNLGRVGAGDDAIALVGVDQAPDDALLAKIQALPHVKEARALRF, encoded by the coding sequence ATGACCGCTCCCCGCGTTCTCATCGCTGACAAGCTGAGCCCCGCCGCTGTCGATATCTTCAAGAACCGCGGTGTTGATTTCGACATCAAGACCGGCCTGTCCAAAGACGAGCTGATCGCCGTGATCGGCGACTATGACGGCATCGCCATCCGCTCGGGCGCCAAGCTCGACAAGGACGTGATCGCCGCCGCCAACAAGCTGCAGGTCATCGCCCGCGCCGGCATCGGCGTCGACAACGTCGACATCCCCGCCGCCACCGCCAAGGGCGTGGTGGTGATGAACACCCCGTTCGGCAACTCGATCACCACGGCCGAGCACGCCATCGCCATGATGTTCGCCCTGGCCCGCCAACTGCCCGCCGCCGACGCCAGCACCCAGGCCGGGAAGTGGGAGAAGAACCGCTTCATGGGCGTGGAGCTCTACGCCAAGACGCTCGGCCTGATCGGCGCCGGCAACATCGGCGGCATCGTCGCCGACCGCGCCCTGGGCCTGAAGATGAAGGTCGTGGCCTATGACCCCTTCCTGTCGCCGGAGCGCGCTGTGGAGATCGGCGTCGAGAAGGTCGAGCTGGACGAGCTGCTGGCCCGGGCCGACGTCATCACCCTGCACACCCCGCTGACCGATAAGACCCGCAACATCCTGTCGGCCGAAAACCTGGCCAAGACCAAGAAGGGCGTGCTGATCGTCAACTGCGCCCGCGGCGGTCTGGTGGACGAGGTGGCCCTGCGCAAGCTGCTGGACGACGGTCATGTGGGCGGCGCCGCCTTCGACGTGTTCGTCACCGAGCCGGCCAAGGAAAATCCGCTGTTCGGTTCGGACAAGGTCGTGGCCACCCCGCACCTGGGCGCCAGCACCAACGAGGCGCAGGAGAACGTCGCCCTGCAGGTCGCCGAACAGATGAGCGACTACCTGCTGACGGGCGCCGTCACCAACGCCCTGAACAGCCCGTCGATTACGGCGGAAGAAGCGCCGAAGCTGAAGCCTTACGTAGCCCTGGCCGAGAAGATCGGCGCCCTGGCCGGCCAGATGGTCGACTTCGGCATCAAGGCCATCGACATCGCCTATGAGGGCGACGTGGCGGCCCTAAACGTCAAGCCGATGACCTCGGCGGCTCTGTCGGGAATTCTCAAGCCGATGCTGGCGGAGATCAACATGGTCTCGGCTCCGGCTGTGGCCAAGGAGCGCGGCATCACCGTCTCCGAAAGCCGCCAGGAGGTCAGCCCCACCTATGACAGCCTGATGCGCATCACTATCACCACCGAGAAGGGCAAGCGCGGCTTCGCCGGCATCGTGGTCGGCGGCGCCCCGCGCATCGTCGAGGTGAAGGGCATGGAGCTGGACGCGGCTTTCTCGCCGGCCATGCTCTACGTCAACAACCTGGACAAGCCGGGCTTCATCGGCGCGCTGGGCGGTCTGCTGGGCGAGGCGGGCGTCAATATCGCCACCTTCAACCTTGGTCGCGTAGGCGCCGGCGACGACGCTATCGCCCTGGTGGGCGTGGATCAGGCACCTGACGACGCGCTGCTGGCCAAGATCCAGGCCCTGCCGCACGTCAAGGAAGCCCGGGCCCTGCGGTTCTAA
- a CDS encoding ImuA family protein gives MSGSRAARLSVLKGQIAALEAGTRTLSPVLSFGDPRIDGCFPQGGLPLGRWHEVAGEGLETETAACAAGFTALMVGALAAKGEVVWVMRRDDLHAPGLASLGFPVDRLIQVCVRDEAEALAALEDALGSVGVAAAVGEVEAPDLRAGRRLQLACERRGATGFVLRRKPFGGPSRGRAEPSGSASATRWRIGAAPCEPEPWGLGAPRWRVALERCRGGRSGEWLLQQKEDEDGAHPFAVVPELANHDVAAQERQRA, from the coding sequence ATGTCTGGTTCGCGCGCCGCGCGGCTTTCGGTCTTGAAGGGCCAGATCGCCGCCCTGGAGGCGGGGACTCGGACTCTGAGTCCCGTTCTGTCCTTCGGCGATCCCCGTATCGACGGGTGCTTTCCCCAAGGCGGCCTGCCGCTGGGTCGTTGGCACGAGGTGGCGGGTGAGGGGCTAGAGACCGAGACCGCCGCCTGCGCGGCGGGGTTCACCGCCCTGATGGTCGGGGCCTTGGCCGCTAAGGGTGAAGTGGTCTGGGTGATGCGGCGTGACGACCTGCATGCGCCAGGCCTCGCCTCTCTGGGCTTTCCAGTCGACCGCCTGATCCAGGTCTGCGTCCGCGACGAAGCCGAGGCCCTGGCGGCGCTGGAGGACGCCCTGGGCTCGGTGGGCGTGGCGGCTGCGGTGGGCGAGGTCGAGGCTCCCGACCTGCGGGCCGGGCGACGTCTGCAACTGGCCTGCGAGCGGCGGGGAGCCACCGGCTTTGTCCTGCGCCGCAAACCGTTCGGCGGACCATCGCGGGGCAGGGCGGAGCCATCGGGCTCGGCCTCGGCCACCCGCTGGCGGATCGGCGCGGCGCCCTGTGAACCGGAGCCCTGGGGGCTGGGCGCGCCGCGCTGGCGGGTCGCCCTGGAACGCTGCCGGGGCGGTCGGTCCGGTGAGTGGCTTTTGCAGCAGAAGGAGGACGAAGATGGCGCGCATCCTTTCGCTGTGGTGCCCGAACTGGCCAATCACGACGTGGCGGCGCAAGAACGCCAGCGGGCTTGA
- a CDS encoding Y-family DNA polymerase, translated as MARILSLWCPNWPITTWRRKNASGLEDGGAAKPFALIQSEAGTRRLAAVDETASALGLFAGQKAADASALVPELHSADYDPTGDAAALEALCDWCVRFSPAVATDGLDGLFLDITGVSHLWGDEAAMAADLVTRLAVNTIPARAAVADTAGAAWALARFGGKRVVVIPPAEQAAFLRPLPIAALRLDDTAAAQLPRLGLTKVGRILDQPRAGLARRFGMGLMLRLDQALGGLEEALAFRRPPTPWFERLAFAEPISALEDLERVTDDILAAMAERLNARGQGARRFVLTFHRLDGRAYSLTAGLSRPGRTPAPIARLLKPKLGEVDPGFGIEVATLCAEEVETLAERQVRLDDDAEALAQEGVAALVDRLTARLGEGRVFRSLPVQSHVPERAVKRGPALSDLPERWDPGKPRPVRLFRQPEPIEAMALLPDNPPSKFQWRGRTHLVTCAEGPERIGDEWWRRPLDQVSSDRVRDYYRVEDAAGARFWIFRAGLYGGEELPRWWLHGLFA; from the coding sequence ATGGCGCGCATCCTTTCGCTGTGGTGCCCGAACTGGCCAATCACGACGTGGCGGCGCAAGAACGCCAGCGGGCTTGAGGACGGCGGCGCGGCCAAGCCCTTCGCCTTGATCCAGTCCGAAGCCGGGACGCGACGACTGGCGGCGGTGGACGAGACGGCCAGCGCCCTGGGCCTGTTCGCGGGGCAGAAAGCGGCCGACGCCTCGGCCCTGGTCCCCGAACTGCATTCCGCCGATTACGACCCCACCGGCGACGCGGCGGCCCTGGAGGCGCTGTGCGACTGGTGCGTGCGCTTCTCCCCCGCCGTGGCGACGGACGGCCTGGACGGCCTGTTCTTGGACATCACGGGAGTCTCGCACTTGTGGGGCGATGAGGCGGCCATGGCGGCCGACCTGGTCACGCGTCTGGCGGTCAACACCATTCCCGCGCGCGCCGCGGTCGCCGACACCGCCGGGGCGGCCTGGGCCCTGGCGCGGTTCGGGGGCAAACGAGTGGTGGTCATTCCGCCGGCGGAGCAGGCGGCCTTCCTGCGGCCCCTGCCCATCGCCGCCCTGCGCCTGGACGACACCGCCGCCGCCCAGTTGCCGCGCCTGGGCCTGACCAAGGTGGGACGCATCCTTGACCAGCCACGCGCGGGTCTGGCCCGCCGGTTCGGCATGGGACTGATGTTGCGCCTGGATCAGGCCTTGGGCGGACTGGAGGAGGCCCTCGCTTTCCGCCGTCCCCCGACGCCGTGGTTCGAGCGTCTCGCCTTCGCCGAGCCGATCAGCGCCCTGGAGGACCTGGAGCGGGTCACCGACGACATCCTGGCCGCCATGGCCGAGCGCCTGAACGCACGAGGACAGGGCGCGCGGCGGTTTGTTCTGACTTTCCATCGCCTGGATGGCCGTGCGTATAGCCTGACCGCCGGCCTGTCGCGTCCGGGCCGCACGCCGGCGCCCATTGCCCGCCTGCTCAAGCCCAAGTTGGGCGAGGTCGATCCCGGCTTCGGCATCGAGGTCGCGACCCTGTGCGCCGAAGAGGTCGAGACCCTGGCCGAGCGGCAGGTGCGGCTGGACGACGACGCCGAGGCTCTAGCCCAGGAGGGTGTCGCCGCCCTGGTCGACCGCCTGACCGCGCGCTTGGGCGAGGGGAGGGTGTTCCGCAGTCTGCCGGTGCAGAGCCACGTGCCGGAGCGTGCTGTGAAGCGCGGCCCGGCCCTGTCCGACCTGCCGGAGCGCTGGGACCCGGGCAAGCCTCGCCCGGTGCGCCTGTTTCGCCAGCCCGAGCCCATCGAGGCCATGGCCCTGCTGCCCGACAACCCGCCCTCGAAATTCCAGTGGCGCGGTCGCACGCATCTGGTCACCTGCGCCGAAGGCCCAGAACGCATCGGCGACGAATGGTGGCGGCGGCCGCTGGATCAGGTCAGCAGCGATCGGGTGCGCGACTACTACCGGGTCGAGGACGCAGCCGGCGCGCGTTTCTGGATCTTCCGCGCCGGCCTCTACGGCGGCGAAGAACTGCCGCGCTGGTGGCTGCACGGCCTGTTCGCATGA
- a CDS encoding error-prone DNA polymerase translates to MTRYAELQTTSNYSFLRGASHPGELVIAAEALGMEAVGITDRNSLAGVVRAWSKAKDMKVRALTGCRLDFMDGTPSLLVYPSDREAFGRLTRLLTVGQRRAKKGDCHLTWTDFLEHSEGQLVLAVPPPVLDQAFERDLAMMAGELRGRLWIAASRLYAAQDIKRLSHLGELAKTHRAPMTATGDVLYHGPERRPLQDVLTCIHHNCTIQEAGFRLEANAERHMKPPAEMARLFARWPEAVERSAEIVERIGFDLKQLRYEYPDEPVPPGSTAIRHLTKLSWDGAKARYGGVIPDKVRDLLHKELTLIKKLKVPDYFLTVNDIVQWARSRPDPILCQGRGSAANSSVCFCLGVTAVDPTKPNQDLLFARFLSEERGEPPDIDVDFEHERREEVMQYVYERYGRHRAAICATVIHYRPRSAIRQVGKALGLTEDITAALANTVWGSWGDGLPKEHIRQAGLDPDNLEIQRAVALATELLKFPRHLSQHVGGYVLTKRRLDETVPIGNAAMKDRTFIEWDKDDIDEVGLMKVDILALGMLTAIKRAFRMLQKDHGLPIKDLAEIPQEAPEVYAMLQKADSVGVFQVESRAQMSMLPRLRPENFYDLAIQVAIVRPGPIQGNMVHPYLKRRQGLEPVSYPKPSPEHGEPDELESILKKTMGVPLFQEQAMRLAIEAAKFSEAEANQLRRCMATFKSQGDLGVHKENFIGGMTRRGYELDFAQRCFKQIEGFGSYGFPESHAVSFALLVYASAWIKCVWPDVFCAALINSQPMGFYQPAQLVRDARDNGKVEVRPPDILASDWDCTLEPATDPDSRLKAVRLGLRQVKGIKDKEALLLMKARVEGASTLADFVAAGLSRRTLELLAEADACRSIGMDRRAALWAVKGLAPEIKAARETPLLAGLPLFETAAALPAMSGAQHVAEDYRTTSLSLKEHPLAFFRERMRRMGCTPAGTLKDLKDGAKVTVAGLVLIRQRPGTAKNVTFLTLEDETGPMNAVVWQRLFVANRRTVMTSGFLAIHGKIQSESGVIHVVADGFTDLSAWLSELKQEPGEEILVRSRVTGRLIRSRDFH, encoded by the coding sequence ATGACGCGCTACGCCGAACTCCAGACGACGAGCAACTACTCCTTCCTGCGCGGGGCCTCGCACCCCGGTGAGTTGGTCATCGCCGCCGAGGCGCTGGGTATGGAGGCCGTGGGGATCACCGACCGCAACAGCCTGGCCGGGGTGGTGCGCGCCTGGAGCAAGGCCAAGGACATGAAGGTCCGCGCCCTGACCGGCTGCCGGCTCGACTTCATGGACGGCACGCCCAGCCTGCTGGTCTATCCCTCTGACCGGGAGGCGTTCGGCCGGTTGACCCGCCTGCTCACCGTCGGCCAACGGCGGGCGAAGAAGGGCGACTGCCATCTGACCTGGACGGACTTCCTGGAGCATTCCGAGGGGCAACTGGTCTTGGCCGTGCCGCCCCCGGTTCTGGACCAGGCTTTCGAACGCGATCTGGCGATGATGGCGGGTGAATTGCGCGGCCGGCTGTGGATCGCCGCCAGCCGCCTCTACGCCGCCCAGGACATCAAGCGGCTGTCGCATCTGGGAGAGCTGGCGAAGACGCACCGCGCGCCGATGACGGCCACGGGCGACGTGCTCTACCACGGGCCAGAGCGGCGGCCCTTGCAGGACGTCCTGACCTGTATCCACCACAACTGCACGATCCAGGAGGCGGGCTTTCGGCTGGAGGCCAACGCCGAGCGCCATATGAAGCCGCCGGCCGAGATGGCCCGCCTGTTCGCCCGCTGGCCGGAAGCGGTGGAGCGTTCGGCCGAGATCGTGGAGCGGATCGGATTTGACCTGAAGCAGCTGCGATATGAATACCCGGACGAGCCGGTGCCGCCGGGCTCCACGGCCATCCGCCACCTGACCAAGCTGTCTTGGGACGGCGCCAAGGCGCGCTATGGCGGGGTTATTCCTGACAAGGTTCGCGACCTGCTCCACAAGGAGTTGACGCTGATCAAGAAGCTGAAGGTCCCGGACTATTTCCTGACGGTGAATGACATCGTCCAGTGGGCGCGGTCGCGGCCCGATCCAATCCTGTGCCAGGGGCGGGGGTCGGCCGCCAACTCATCGGTCTGCTTCTGTCTGGGCGTCACTGCGGTCGATCCGACAAAGCCTAACCAGGACCTGCTCTTCGCCCGCTTCCTGTCCGAGGAGCGGGGCGAGCCGCCGGATATCGACGTCGACTTCGAACACGAGCGGCGCGAGGAGGTGATGCAGTATGTCTATGAGCGCTACGGTCGCCACCGGGCGGCGATCTGCGCCACCGTCATCCACTACCGTCCCCGCAGCGCCATCCGCCAGGTGGGCAAGGCGCTGGGTCTGACCGAGGACATCACCGCGGCCCTGGCCAACACGGTGTGGGGCAGCTGGGGTGATGGCCTGCCAAAGGAGCATATCCGCCAAGCCGGGCTCGATCCTGACAATCTGGAGATCCAGCGGGCCGTGGCCTTGGCGACGGAGCTGCTGAAATTCCCCCGCCACCTGTCGCAGCACGTAGGCGGTTATGTACTGACCAAGCGGCGGTTGGACGAGACCGTGCCCATCGGCAACGCGGCCATGAAGGACCGGACGTTCATCGAATGGGACAAGGACGACATTGACGAGGTCGGCCTGATGAAGGTCGACATCCTGGCCTTGGGCATGCTGACCGCCATCAAGCGCGCCTTCCGCATGCTGCAGAAGGACCATGGCCTGCCGATCAAGGATCTGGCTGAAATCCCGCAGGAGGCGCCGGAGGTCTACGCTATGCTGCAGAAGGCGGACTCCGTGGGGGTCTTCCAGGTGGAGAGCCGGGCCCAGATGTCGATGTTGCCGCGCCTGCGGCCGGAGAATTTCTACGACCTCGCCATCCAGGTGGCGATCGTGCGGCCCGGTCCGATCCAGGGGAACATGGTCCATCCCTATTTGAAGCGCAGACAAGGACTAGAGCCGGTTAGTTACCCCAAGCCCTCGCCGGAGCATGGCGAGCCGGACGAGTTGGAGTCGATCCTCAAAAAGACCATGGGCGTGCCGCTCTTCCAGGAGCAGGCTATGCGCCTGGCTATTGAGGCGGCCAAGTTCTCGGAGGCGGAAGCCAACCAACTCCGACGCTGCATGGCCACCTTCAAGAGCCAGGGGGATCTCGGCGTCCACAAGGAGAACTTCATCGGCGGCATGACGCGCCGGGGCTATGAGCTCGACTTCGCCCAGCGCTGTTTCAAGCAGATCGAGGGGTTTGGCTCCTACGGCTTCCCGGAGAGCCATGCGGTCAGCTTCGCCCTGCTGGTCTACGCTTCGGCCTGGATCAAATGCGTCTGGCCGGACGTCTTCTGCGCGGCCCTGATCAACAGCCAGCCCATGGGGTTCTATCAACCCGCCCAGCTCGTCCGCGACGCGAGGGACAATGGCAAGGTCGAGGTAAGACCGCCCGACATCCTGGCCAGTGACTGGGACTGCACCCTGGAGCCGGCGACTGACCCGGACAGTCGGTTGAAGGCCGTCCGCTTGGGCTTGCGGCAGGTCAAGGGGATCAAGGACAAGGAAGCCCTGCTGCTGATGAAGGCCCGGGTTGAAGGCGCGAGCACCTTGGCCGACTTCGTCGCCGCCGGCCTGTCTCGCCGCACGCTCGAACTGCTAGCCGAGGCGGACGCCTGCCGCTCCATCGGCATGGACCGCCGCGCCGCGCTATGGGCGGTCAAAGGCCTGGCGCCGGAGATCAAGGCCGCGCGCGAGACGCCTTTGCTGGCGGGCTTGCCGCTGTTTGAGACCGCCGCCGCCCTGCCGGCTATGAGCGGCGCACAGCATGTGGCCGAGGATTACCGCACCACCAGCCTGTCTCTGAAGGAGCATCCCCTGGCCTTCTTCCGCGAGCGGATGCGGCGGATGGGCTGTACGCCGGCGGGGACGCTGAAGGACCTGAAAGACGGCGCCAAGGTGACGGTCGCGGGGCTGGTGCTGATCCGACAGCGGCCGGGCACGGCCAAGAACGTCACCTTCCTGACCCTGGAGGACGAGACCGGTCCCATGAACGCGGTGGTCTGGCAGCGGCTGTTCGTGGCCAATCGGCGCACCGTGATGACCTCAGGCTTCCTGGCGATCCATGGAAAGATTCAGAGCGAGAGCGGCGTCATCCATGTGGTGGCGGATGGCTTCACCGACCTGTCGGCCTGGCTGTCGGAATTGAAGCAGGAGCCGGGTGAAGAGATTCTCGTCCGCTCTCGCGTCACCGGCCGCCTGATCCGCAGCCGCGACTTCCACTAG
- a CDS encoding polysaccharide biosynthesis protein — protein MGRAGKFAVHVFLAFLAAFVSCAICVGGTWPVPAIFASALGFAACAAAVELVIQIERAPWRFVALGDILRLARSSALSMSLFTFVVWATPVGLPGGWRSALLTLMVYPGFLAALRIMRRAAHEGSLIEVFTGGHIATRAPLLIVGEAHEADAFLRAPTTTLGQTYAPIGVVSPTAKEIGEEFRGVCVLGDVAQFDDVLMRLRESNLSPAAILFLSHPASLPGLGPERLGRLKSEGVRLLRQPGVVEFAKGPSVAGLREISLEELLARTPVQLDMSAARELVAGKRVLVTGAGGSIGSEICRQVAGCEPASLTMLDSSEGALFQIGREIAEAWPGLTQNEVLCDIRDRARLSTWFAQAQPQIVFHAAALKHVPLVESHPCEGVLTNVFGTRNVVEAARAVSADHMVMISTDKAVDPSSVMGATKRMAETLVRTSAGPTRFSVVRFGNVLGSAGSVATVFQHQIERGGPVTITDLDVERYFMTIPEAVKLVLRAAALSATAAEPESGVLTLEMGEPVKIVDLARRMIELNGLVPDRDIEIQVVGLRPGEKLSEELVDIGEVARARAPGILEAVPGAPLTALAETDLAALEAQARQGDAAAVRATLFRIVEQTRQLTAARRAS, from the coding sequence GTGGGTCGAGCGGGTAAGTTCGCAGTTCATGTCTTCCTGGCGTTCCTGGCGGCCTTCGTATCCTGCGCCATCTGCGTCGGCGGGACCTGGCCGGTGCCGGCCATCTTCGCCTCCGCCCTCGGATTCGCCGCCTGCGCCGCCGCTGTCGAGCTGGTCATTCAGATCGAGCGTGCGCCGTGGCGATTCGTTGCCCTAGGCGACATTCTGCGTCTGGCGCGCTCCTCCGCCCTGTCCATGAGCCTGTTCACCTTCGTGGTCTGGGCGACGCCGGTCGGCCTGCCCGGCGGCTGGCGCTCGGCGCTGCTGACCCTGATGGTCTACCCTGGCTTCCTCGCCGCCTTGCGCATCATGCGCCGCGCCGCGCACGAAGGCTCGCTGATCGAGGTGTTCACCGGCGGCCATATCGCCACCCGCGCGCCGCTGCTGATCGTCGGCGAGGCGCACGAGGCCGACGCCTTCCTGCGCGCGCCCACCACCACCCTTGGCCAGACCTACGCTCCCATCGGCGTCGTCTCACCTACCGCCAAGGAGATCGGCGAGGAGTTCCGCGGCGTCTGCGTCCTGGGCGACGTGGCCCAGTTCGACGATGTTCTGATGCGCCTGCGCGAGAGCAACCTGTCGCCGGCCGCCATACTGTTCCTGTCCCATCCCGCCAGCCTCCCCGGGCTTGGCCCCGAACGCCTGGGCCGCCTGAAGAGCGAAGGCGTGCGTCTGCTGCGCCAGCCGGGCGTGGTTGAGTTCGCAAAGGGGCCGTCTGTGGCTGGCCTGCGCGAGATTAGCCTGGAAGAACTGCTGGCCCGCACGCCCGTGCAACTGGACATGAGCGCCGCCCGCGAACTGGTGGCCGGCAAGCGCGTGCTGGTGACCGGGGCCGGCGGCTCCATCGGTTCGGAAATCTGCCGTCAGGTGGCCGGGTGCGAGCCCGCCAGCCTGACCATGCTCGACTCCTCGGAAGGCGCCCTGTTCCAGATCGGCCGCGAAATCGCCGAAGCCTGGCCCGGCCTGACCCAGAACGAGGTGCTTTGCGACATCCGTGATCGCGCCCGCCTGTCGACCTGGTTCGCACAGGCGCAGCCGCAAATCGTTTTCCACGCAGCCGCCCTCAAGCATGTGCCGCTGGTGGAATCCCATCCTTGCGAAGGCGTGCTGACCAATGTGTTCGGCACCCGCAACGTGGTCGAGGCGGCGCGCGCTGTCAGCGCCGACCACATGGTGATGATCTCGACCGACAAGGCCGTGGACCCGTCCAGCGTCATGGGCGCCACAAAGCGCATGGCCGAGACCTTGGTGCGCACCAGCGCCGGCCCGACCCGCTTCAGCGTCGTGCGCTTCGGCAATGTCCTGGGCTCCGCAGGCTCGGTTGCGACGGTGTTCCAGCACCAGATCGAACGAGGCGGGCCGGTGACCATCACCGACCTGGACGTCGAACGCTATTTCATGACCATCCCCGAAGCCGTGAAGCTGGTCCTGCGCGCCGCCGCCTTGTCGGCGACCGCCGCCGAACCGGAGTCCGGAGTTCTGACTCTGGAGATGGGCGAACCGGTGAAGATCGTCGATCTCGCCCGGCGGATGATCGAGCTCAACGGCCTGGTCCCTGACCGCGACATCGAGATCCAGGTGGTCGGCCTGCGCCCCGGCGAGAAACTGAGCGAAGAGTTGGTCGATATCGGTGAAGTCGCCCGCGCCCGCGCGCCCGGCATCCTCGAAGCCGTGCCCGGCGCGCCGCTGACCGCCCTGGCCGAAACCGACCTCGCCGCACTTGAGGCCCAGGCCCGACAGGGTGACGCCGCCGCCGTGCGCGCCACCCTTTTCCGGATCGTCGAGCAGACCCGCCAGCTGACGGCCGCCCGCCGCGCCAGCTGA